From the Colletotrichum lupini chromosome 10, complete sequence genome, one window contains:
- a CDS encoding serine carboxypeptidase codes for MHWLRAALLLPVAVSATLNLKQYKPSLNQPKYSNAKADFQQNVVNKAQGEPKFLTDKTKKFVVNGTKIPEVDFDVGESYAGLLNIDKNNDTAGKLYFWFFPSESQAADKEIMIWLTGGVGIPITG; via the exons ATGCACTGGCTCCGTGCGGCTTTGCTGCTTCCTGTGGCTGTTTCTGCGACATTGAACTTGAAACAGTACAAACCATCGTTGAACCAGCCCAAGTACTCAAACGCAAAGGCCGACTTCCAGCAAAATGTCGTGAACAAGGCTCAAGGGGAACCTAAGTTCCTCACAGACAAGACTAAGA AGTTTGTCGTCAATGGAACAAAGATTCCCGAAGTTGACTTCGACGTCGGCGAGTCTTATGCAGGATTACTCAACATTGACAAGAACAATGACACAGCCGGGAAGCTGTACTTCTGGTTTTTTCCATCCGAGAGTCAAGCCGCCGACAAAGAGATTATGATCTGGCTGACTGGtggtgttggtatccctattacagggtag
- a CDS encoding F-box domain-containing protein, which translates to MEPIRARKRPTPAPAAERSLRSADKEASDRTQLAGFTDLPAEIHLLISKQLIYPDALSLKHTSSYFYYLVDTGVRLKVEWLMERRMLHLECPNDKRCDLGSDLRFCRGSVPLLMQRRREHMECESRPGLGCLVYGTSVCSHRRKIGARCSRWLRRRLTVELWWVLIALIPIAFCWLWMAEFATWAASAYRVSSSFTDSMTR; encoded by the exons ATGGAACCCATCCGCGCCCGTAAACGACCCACTCCGGCGCCGGCAGCAGAAAGGTCGCTCCGGTCTGCCGACAAGGAGGCCTCCGACCGCACCCAGCTCGCCGGTTTCACAGATCTGCCCGCAGAAATCCACCTTCTCATTTCCAAGCAACTCATCTACCCCGACGCCCTCTCACTGAAACACACCAGCAGCTACTTCTACTACCTCGTTGACACGGGCGTACGACTCAAGGTTGAGTGGCTGATGGAGCGCCGCATGCTTCATCTTGAGTGTCCAAACGATAAACGGTGTGACCTTGGCAGCGACCTACGCTTCTGTAGAGGCAGTGTCCC GCTTCTGATGCAAAGGCGACGTGAACACATGGAGTGCGAGTCAAGGCCGGGACTTGGCTGCCTAGTTTATGGCACTTCCGTATGCTCTCATCGACGAAAGATTGGCGCGAGGTGTTCACGCTGGTTGAGGCGACGGCTGACCGTAGAGTTATGGTGGGTGTTGATTGCCCTGATACCGATTGCTTTCTGTTGGCTTTGGATGGCAGAGTTCGCCACGTGGGCCGCGAGTGCATACAGagtctcttcttctttcacAGACTCAATGACGCGATGA
- a CDS encoding cytochrome P450, producing the protein MIPRQQLRESLRVAHPNAISDDRLPSHEEITGASIPYLDAVVEEMLRLSHTAIGQERQAKEDTIILGHHIPKGTSVFIPNRGPSFTEPGFEVDEKLRSASSRMAAEERGLRVWGSDGMDDFRPERWLTKNENGEVVFDALAGPTLPFGLGLRGCFGRKLAYLELRLLVTLLVWSFDFRTCDESLSDYDDIETLTRKPKQCFVDLEIL; encoded by the exons ATGATACCACGA CAACAGCTTCGCGAGAGCCTTCGTGTTGCTCACCCAAACGCCATTAGCGATGACCGCCTCCCATCTCACGAGGAGATAACAGGAGCTAGCATACCTTACTTGGATGCCGTTGTTGAAGAAATGCTCCGACTTTCGCACACCGCTATCGGTCAGGAGAGACAAGCCAAGGAGGACACAATCATCCTGGGACACCATATTCCCAAAGGCACTTCCGTCTTCATTCCCAACCGTGGTCCCAGTTTCACAGAACCAGGTTTCGAAGTCGACGAGAAACTGCGCAGCGCTTCGTCTCGGATGGCAGCAGAGGAGCGCGGCTTGCGGGTGTGGGGCTCTGACGGCATGGACGATTTCCGCCCTGAGCGCTGGCTCACAAAGAACGAGAACGGTGAGGTGGTCTTCGACGCGTTGGCTGGGCCGACTTTGCCGTTTGGTCTTGGTCTTCGAGGCTGTTTCGGTCGCAAGTTGGCATATCTGGAACTTAGGCTTTTGGTGACTCTGCTAGTGTGGTCGTTTGATTTCCGGACTTGCGATGAGAGTCTATCCGACTATGATGACATTGAAACATTGACGCGAAAGCCGAAGCAGTGCTTTGTGGATTTGGAGATTCTGTAG
- a CDS encoding cytochrome P450, giving the protein MSNFTTTTSPVDHIPSFSILATAGSTLLVGLLYALYNYLLPKPIPGIPYNTEVVKSLLGDIPRLQKESPENPFRWMIEQARRHDSPLSQFFLQPFHKPTVFIADFREGQDILMRRKEFDRSDFTISLLGGEAPSFHINLKTGPEWKAHRRLLQDLMTPNFLNNVAAPNIYKSARNLLDLWKMKTAATDKPFSAEQDIFYTALDAVFDFGFGSSVEHRALIPQIRMLQSGSEKKAGIDESNTKAASFPIAPIHPTLETAIKTADNVTGVAATGFPDIAWWLIGLKPSVKSMRTFRKAFFKEQVQKAVERYEGQAQDNDDSYVKSAIDLMIHGETAFAGKENRKPMYWSDAMNDEINY; this is encoded by the exons ATGTCAAATTTTACAACAACAACTTCGCCCGTGGACCACATTCCGTCCTTTAGCATACTGGCTACGGCTGGCTCCACATTGCTCGTCGGCTTGCTTTatgctctttataactacctACTTCCCAAGCCGATCCCAGGAATCCCATACAACACAGAGGTCGTCAAGTCCCTTCTCGGAGACATCCCCAGGCTCCAGAAAGAATCACCCGAAAACCCTTTCAGATGGATGATTGAACAAGCGCGTCGACATGACAGCCCCTTGTCTCAGTTCTTCCTCCAGCCCTTCCATAAGCCGACGGTGTTCATCGCCGACTTCCGCGAGGGACAGGATATCCTCATGCGTCGCAAAGAATTCGATCGTTCCGACTTCACCATCAGCCTATTGGGCGGAGAGGCCCCTAGCTTCCACATCAACTTGAAGACAGGGCCGGAATGGAAAGCCCACCGACGCTTGCTCCAGGACCTTATGACCCCCAACTTTCTCAACAATGTCGCGGCCCCGAACATATACAAGAGCGCTAGAAATCTTCTGGACCTGTGGAAGATGAAGACGGCTGCCACTGATAAGCCTTTCAGCGCCGAGCAAGACATCTTCTACACAGCTCTGGATGCAGTCTTCGACTTTGGATTCGGTTCCAGCGTGGAACATCGAGCACTGATCCCACAGATTAGGATGCTTCAGAGTGGCAGCGAGAAGAAGGCTGGTATCGATGAGTCGAACACAAAGGCGGCCAGCTTTCCTATCGCACCCATCCATCCAACTTTAGAGACGGCTATAAAGACGGCTGACAACGTCACCGGAGTTGCTGCTACAGGATTTCCCGACATCGCATGGTGGCTGATTGGCCTCAAGCCCAGCGTCAAAAGCATGAGAACTTTCAGAAAAGCATTCTTCAAAGAGCAAGTTCAGAAAGCTGTCGAAAGATATGAAGGCCAGGCTCAGGACAATGACGACAGCTATGTCAAGTCTGCAATTGATCTGATGATCCATGGAGAAACTGCTTTTGCGGGCAAAGAGAACCGCAAGCCGATGTATTGGTCTGATGCAATGAATGACGAG ataaattactaa
- a CDS encoding C6 zinc finger protein has product MLTLSQHAGELNFLDLELLHHYCNFTAQTLSDNPLLGDFWRLNVVKLGLETDYVMRSILSLAALHLANLRPDRKDQLLEKSMVHHEISSRTAVGLMEHVQDENKAHLFIFSVLTIYIVLANSQYLHESPLASAGQSPDWIVLFCGTRYLVGEPNDNLLISPIITRITAHFQYREGPYHHTHLGDLEANINASEPDNGLLEIYNRAINELYKSYGAFYESAEPQDITDVFIWIAMVADDFLPLLRENRQKALVIFLYFCMLLKRLRSRWWLDGWANNLYAETYGMLDHEHRSWIRDLAMETHELCL; this is encoded by the exons ATGTTGACCCTTTCTCAGCATGCGGGCGAGTTGAACTTTCTCGACCTTGAACTCCTGCATCATTACTGCAACTTTACCGCGCAGACTCTATCAGACAACCCGCTGCTCGGGGACTTCTGGCGGCTGAATGTCGTCAAACTCGGGCTGGAAACCGACTACGTCATGAGGAGCATTCTCTCGCTGGCAGCATTGCATCTTGCGAATCTAAGACCCGACAGGAAAGACCAGTTACTGGAGAAGTCGATGGTGCATCACGAAATCTCCTCGAGAACAGCTGTTGGCTTGATGGAGCACGTCCAAGACGAGAATAAAGCACACTTGTTCATCTTCTCAGTCTTGACTATCTACATCG TTCTAGCCAATTCGCAATATCTACACGAATCGCCGCTAGCCAGTGCAGGCCAATCTCCCGACTGGATAGTCCTATTCTGCGGGACCCGGTATCTTGTGGGGGAACCGAACGACAATCTTCTAATCTCACCAATTATTACGCGGATTACTGCACACTTCCAGTATCGAGAAGGACCATATCACCACACGCATCTTGGAGACCTGGAAGCAAATATCAACGCATCAGAGCCAGATAATGGGCTTCTGGAGATATACAACAGGGCCATCAATGAGCTCTACAAGTCTTATGGCGCTTTCTATGAGTCCGCAGAGCCTCAAGACATCACTGATGTGTTCATCTGGATTGCCATGGTTGCAGACGACTTCCTCCCGTTGCTGAGAGAGAATAGACAAAAGGCGCTGGTGATATTCTTGTACTTTTGCATGCTTCTCAAGCGCTTGCGAAGTCGCTGGTGGCTGGACGGTTGGGCAAATAACCTCTATGCAGAGACGTACGGTATGCTAGACCATGAGCATAGGTCGTGGATCAGAGATCTAGCAATGGAAACCCATGAACTTTGTCTATGA